attaaccagtggagctaattttaattagatttatataaaaaaaaaaaaattctcacaTTTATTGATGATGAACAATAAATGTCATTTATAGTTCATAAAGGGAGCTGGTCAACTCACTccacactgtttagtcaacaCATATCATTACCATTTTATTAGTTAACATACCAGtattttaagcaataatgtgcactaaatattgttgaatatacaCACCAGTCtaagtccaaaagccttgcctgatGATTCCTTTAAGGAAATAAGGGACAAACTCACAAACGTCATTAAAATAGGCctgacagttcattgtaatagattattatttatctgATATTAGGATCTCcccaatacaaaaacaatttaataagtGGTCGTAATAGTGGAGTTTccctgtaatattaataaataaaatgacaccaaagttgtagacgtccattttttattttgtcataattatttacaaacagaAACGTTTGGGGTGcaaacactggggcgagttgaccagcattcgCATATAGGTTCACATATTTATACGAAAccagtttttaaattaaaatgtttacaggTACATGTGCAGGGCGTAaactataaacttcgctcgttACAGTCTAGTCCCCTTCTCCCggctaaaatccctgcacacgcgccggTAATGCCGCTGTCAGTtatgcacatttatttgtatagtGCAACCAGTCAGTTAAATTACaatatgggagataactctaACGCAAAATGTACAATGTGATTCTACTGACTTTGTAGTGGCAAGAGAAGTATCAGCACAACACGTTTTCAATTTAATATTAACCACGgtaataattttcattatatgcTAGCAGTAGTTGTGTGCATACAATTAGCTGAAATAGTATTACGTTTTGGAAAAGACGggaaaacttcttttttttacaatgacacagttaaaggtgcattatcatTGATGCATTTCTAAttctatccagtgcaccacgattggtatatcaaatgccgtgcaGGGATCTGCCAAAGGGTAAAACGAATATTGCGCCATACCGATTTTTTTTTaccgattttatttttttaagaactcaaccttttgacaaaattaataacttattattacaatactgtatgattttctttaccctaaccctaaaattaaCCCATTTTCCAACCCTAACCCAAAACTTACACTAATTCTAACGAATATTGTTAGGGGGGTGCGGGTGAAAATTATaccaaaatttctttctgacagaaacTGCCATGGTATGTTGAAcagtactatcctgtctgtgtgatggtgcatataaaagatccctttctactaatgaaataataaacgagctactctcgattcactaatatcaaaatctatattagctcggccatttaccttttgACCGACCATTCAAAATTAACCCAAAATTTCCtcaacaaaattgcgcaccactttctctttggcattaacggctccattcaaattccatagcaccaccaccacccccacccccacccgcctgctaccgattcaatcgggctgctggtgctcccttgcacctgccagtgcaggcagtccctccttcccctccccccacctttcctgtcatggacggaagagccggccaaggccggctcttgcgcccatgacaggcgtgcgctacaacagcttgctctgaatgtgcatgtaaaaccctatgacatgacatgacaatgaAATAAGGTGAAAggtttctattttattttgagatattttattgatcaaaaaaagaatcaaaaggattgcacaacaggcagagcctatataagtgctctcctaaacaagatgaacatcagacaatattcataatcatatatatctaaagcataataacaatgtctaatggcataaaatatttaacataacaggttttctatctaagactatgtcaaaattactaaatatttgacatccaattgccgattaataaatcggtgtgctctagtggtgtctttaaataatttaacaaacttttaacatttattacagTTGCAAGTCTCAAGTTTCATTATGTTTatgctacatttatttgttataaatacctgcaaattaatcattgtgcatgATGCACTTATGCATCCTTGATGTAGCCTCTAACACTGCTAATGTTAAGACCTGTCTTAGTCTTCACAAGGATTTTAAAACCCATCCATGTATTATTATGTGAGATTATCTggatcaataaattaaaaataaatgttttacagatCTTCATGTAGATGTTGCAGACGGATCCTATGCAGAGATGACACAGTTTGTTCAGTCTGTAGGAAGACTTCTTGCTACCCAGGTGTGTCGGCAATCACCCCAGTGTCCGTTTAGGTGTGTATTcaatacatgatatatatatagtagtgaTGGAAACTAGTTGAAAGAACATCACTGATCAACACCTTAGTTAGCCCTGAATGTTTTACATATGTATAATTACAAAACTTGAGATACTttcaagggacattcctgagtttgctacattgtaagatgtttccgactaataaaatatttctacgattaaacttaaatatattttcttgtttagaatattagtgtctgtatattcaatatatttctggtcatcttaatatttgtaagaagccctaactggattttgtcttcaaacaattttgtacagacaaaaaaaaatattttaggaaataaaatgaaatttaacctagtacaaatattggaacgatcagaaacgcgtttaatatacagccactaatatttgtgaaaaaaatacatttgatatgtaaatacaatcgttaaaaaaagtctctattagtcgataacatcttaaaaattgcagctaactcaggaatgtccctttaatttctaaatactgatatataatatatatttttaatatccatTGGTGAATGTCAACTTGTTGCTTCTAGTTGTGCTGTTAAATAAGTTATACTTGTATTAATGGCAGGATGGTGCTAGTAGAAAAAGTTATCAGGTGCAGTGAGTCATATGATTGAACCCATgcgatggtatgtgctatcctgtctgtgggatggtgcatataaaagatccgttgctactaatggaaaatgttgtGGTTTTTCTGTCTTAAgactgaaaattaccaaatgtttgacatagccgacaagtaataaatcaatatgctctagtgttgtcattaaacaaaacaatttcttgTATGTGGAAACGTGTATAAATTAAAAGGTCTCTTGCTGCTGATTGGTAGAGGTAACCTTTGTGGTGGCAGTGAATTTTGTCTTGTACTCTTGAACAAGTGTCATAGTAACCATGTGCTAGTAGGGGTGGATGTAAGATTTTTCTAGGGAGAAGTACAACGTTTTAAAAAGGCATCTACAATATTCAAAACCACACAACATGTATTGTCTTCAGCCCTGTACGTTAACCtttccatctaggagccagatgtatatacatgtagttggtatgaaatgttttagttgccAAATAAAAAACATGGTCACATATGTGACAAAATCCATTGCATTGTAGAGATATTACATGTTTTCCACTAAAAGGcaataaatatgtattgaaTTCATGCACTGAACACTGTTTTTGAATTTGAAGAGAATAGTGCACACCCCTAGCACCCTGCCCTTGATTCCTCCTCCATGCCTGATTAGACTGCAAATACATGAGGCTGTAGTTTCAGGAGTTTCAGGAGATGTCAGGAAACATTCCATTATACAGGGcttctacaatttttataaaatccactagccatgggatcagtgatttaaacaatttactagccacgattaaaacttcactagccctactttactttaagttaatacaattttattaaataaccgtaataataagatatgttacctaaagaaggagatggagcttaataacactaacattggggggggggggggggggggggggatggggcaggatattcatatttacaaaatagacttaactggaacatttgacaaaataaatttccctagccatcgggcatggtaatagtactagtagttatttactagcccaacattgaatatcactagccatgggagtggggctaccataatctagaagccctgcattgTAGATCTTTTAAAAATGGCTTCTAACTATAATTTTTCAGCACCACATCATGTTTACACGAGATTCGAAAACTTGCGCGAATGCGCGTTGTTGACAACAGCGGCTTGGGACGTGCCGCAGTGGCTGCTGGGAAACCGGCGCGCGTCCTCCACGTGTATAACAAGAAAGGTGTTGGGACGATCGGAGACAAGGTGCTGGTAGCGATAAAGGGTCAAAAGAAACGAGCCTACATCGTCGGAGTGAAGCAGAAACAGGCGGCCAATGTTCCGCGCTTTGACAGTAACAACATCGTGCTGATTGAGGACAATGGGATGCCCACAGGGACGAGGATCACCGTTCCCGTTCCGTCCTTGTTGAGGGAGAAGAAAggagattttataaaaattctgtcATTAGCCACCAAGTTTGTCTAGCGTTAGAAAGATCGGTTACTTAGCTTTTATATATTAAGAAGTGGTGTGTAAAGTTAGTGAAGTTGTGAGTGTAACTCAACAACATTTGTAttcttataaaacatatttctttgagaagatattgttatttttgtcttATGGCCATTACatcatcaacttttgcatttaccTCAAATTTGCATTTTCAGACACATGCGAACCAGGGTTGGGATGGGGGCtgaaaatgtatgattttcttttttgtctgtATAAAgattggaatatcaaaggccttggtatgtgctatcctgtctggaatggtgcctataaaattatacaaaacaaacttttaacagtataaagaattttttttataatgtgaTACTTAAAGAGTCACATGTCTCAAAGAACAATTTTAATAATGGTAAAATATCAACTCCTTAATAATGCCATTTTGAAATAAATGCCAAAGTTGcagaagtaaaataaaaacagtaagcaatattttgtttatgataGTCTGCATGACAAAGGACACAACCCCCTCGTATTTTACTCTTCAACCTCCCCCCAACATCCCTCATCCCCTATCTTAGGTACAGAACATCGTTTTGTCAAGTGCCTGACCATACTTCTGCATTAAACATGATTGTAcgaagtacatgtaatagataGTGATCTtacaaataacataaaaagacTGAGTCTCCACTTGTAACTACCACGCAGTTTCTCAAAGACCGTCCTCTTGGTTTAGTGACTATTGGCTGGTCGGTACTGGTGTGGCATTCCGGTGTATTGCAAAACTGCAAAACATTTTTAGCTGGACATTGCCACCTGTGCCTTTGAAGgcctttaatttattttattaaaagccAGGGGCGGCTGCATGTTGTTTTAGAGAGGGGCTCGTATGTTATTagtcaatcaaccatttgactggTGCTTGCATCCACTAAAGGATCAGGCACGACTGTCTTGGGGCACATTCTCCGAGGTTTCCCTGTCGATGTGTCCAAGATGCtggaatgttaaaaaaaaaggcacTTACGGTATTTCAAAACGAAAGGAATTTCTGTATAACTACATTTGATTGCATATTAAACAGTTATTTAACACTTGATTagtagagagagaaaagaaagaaagaaacggtatattttacgacgcactcgacacattttatttacggttatatggcgtcagacatggttaaggaccacacagatattgttagagaaaacctgctgtcgccacttcatgtgctactcttttcgattagcagcaagggatcttttatatgcaccaacccacaaacaaggtagtgcataccacggcctttgatataccagtcgtggtgcacttgctggaacgagaaatagccgaataggcccactgacggggttcgatcccacaccgaccgcgcatcgagtgagcgctgtaccactgggctacatcccgccccagatataaagagaggaaaccggctgacGCTACACAGACAACTACCGATATAGCAGGaaggggtcttttatgtgcactttttgTTGGGACatgtacacaccacagcctttggtgtaccagttgtggggcactgattgggacatgggggggggggggggggggggggtataatattaaaagttttaataGTTTCAGTTATTatgaatgtgtttgtgtatatatcacagtgtaCGAACGGAAGTGTACATTAAATGACTAGCTGTGCTTTTTCGTAGCGCCAGCTGCATTAATAAACAGTAATATATTAGCTTTACGGCCCGTCggagcatttttttaaagtgggacggctctgtctaggtagagcagttatacatttaaaaaaaccgaTACAAAGGggtatttgtaaattataactttaactggaactattctagggacggctctgtctaggtagagcagttatacatttaaaaaaaaaaaaaaaaaaaaaaaaaaaaatacaaaggggcatttgtaaattatagtaCTATTCTAGAGACCGCTGTAGGGCAGATATGCATAAAAATGACAGAGCCTATTGttcattagtaattttgaaaatctATACAATTTCAAAGTAAAAACTATTAGGCTATCAGTATGCAACTTTAATGCGCTCATTACTCGCGTTAGAACCCCATAGAGACTCGGTAATACAGACACATCTGCAAGCTTACGCATACACGCACTACTTAACTTCATGCAGCTAAAAATGCTTACgtgcaaaacatgttttatacaaacaaaaagagcatttgaaacaatttttattttaatttttttttttggggggggggggcgcgtccccctggtcccttCCTTTGGACCCGCCTCTGCCACTAGCAGCACTCTAATGATCCGCGTCTGAAGAACATACCCAGCCCCTTATGGAACATtcgaacaataaaacaaaatgtccaaGATAAATGTGTATTCATGTATTTTTGACTAACCCAGGCCCATTGATTACACCTTATCAACATTCTtcgaggaaacccgcaacattttcccattagtaatgAGATCTTAGTagtaggatagcacataccacggcattttgtataccagttgtggtgcactgtttggaacgaaaaatagtccgATGGCCCaccgatcccagaccaacagcgcatcaggcgtgcgctttactaCTAggttacaccccccccccccccccacacacacacacacacacgaggtTTTGGATTCatgcattgattaaaaaaatcgCCCACCTTTATACGTTTTATcgttataattttgttttagattgTAAAGAAATGAGAGTGACTTTTCGACCAGAAGCATACCAGTTAAACCcctaattgtttttttgtttttttgacaaaCCTGGTTAAAACTAGTTCAATTACTGTAGTAGAGTTATGGTATAATAGTGCAAAATGTGATACTAAGATGCCACTTTGCATGTAGTTAGGCCATCATGTGTGCAGTAAAACTTGATAGAGGACAAACCTGGTAGTGCCCCCTATTCGTCAGGTGACGTCgcaattcaaaatggccgccagttAACTATTTGACACTGTTTGTATCAGATTTGAAAGTGGAAGCTATAACATATTAGCTCCAATTACCAATTTTAGAcagtattattaacatttataagAAGTATTTGGAAGAAATATGCACCTCGGCCATCACTAATTCTAAAAACGCCTACAGATAGTGACGTGGTTACGGCCCATATCGAAATAGCTATCAACATGTAATAGCAAAACAAACCATTTTGAAatcagaagaagtttgttttatttaacgataccactggagcacattgattactgaatcatcggctattgggtgtgaaacatttggtaattctgacacgtagtcatcagaggaaacccgctacatgtttcctaatgcagcaagggatcttttatatgcacctttccacagacaggacagcacata
This DNA window, taken from Gigantopelta aegis isolate Gae_Host chromosome 4, Gae_host_genome, whole genome shotgun sequence, encodes the following:
- the LOC121371966 gene encoding 39S ribosomal protein L14, mitochondrial-like, with amino-acid sequence MTQFVQSVGRLLATQVCRQSPQCPFSTTSCLHEIRKLARMRVVDNSGLGRAAVAAGKPARVLHVYNKKGVGTIGDKVLVAIKGQKKRAYIVGVKQKQAANVPRFDSNNIVLIEDNGMPTGTRITVPVPSLLREKKGDFIKILSLATKFV